TTCCGGCAGCCAGGTTTGAATACAGAAGGTAGTCAGACTGCGGTGTAGACAGCTCAACATCTGCTTGCCCAGTCATCTTGAACGTGTAGATCGCGTCTGCAGTGTTGTCCTTAACGAAGTTGTCAATCGTCAAGTTGAACGCTTTATCCATTGTGAAGGTAAAGAAGTCAGAATAGCCGTTTCCAAGGAAGCCAAGAACCTGAAAGCCCTCTCCACCATTGTCGATCACATCATTTGCTGAAGGCTGGCCCAATTCAATTCCGGAAGGTCCACCGCGCGCTGTCTCAGTCAGAATATCACCAACTGGATAGTAGGTTGCGCTGTTCGCTGTGCCGCTAAGGGCAAAAGCTGCAGTGACAGAAAGAATAATACCCGCAATCAACTTTTTCATATTCAACTCCAATTGTTACGCTACCCATTTACGCGCCGCAAACCGACAAGGCAGAAAGCTAAAATTCAGTTGTTCCTAACATAAAGATTTGCTCGCGCAAAGCATTTAGTTAAAATTTTATTAATTTTTTCAATCTGTTAACCATAAAATTAATCAGACAGGAAAAATCCCTATTTCCTGGAACTAAAAATCAGGCAAACTTCGCCTCACAGCCGAGGGTAAATCGGTATGTGGCTCCTGCCCCAGAAAAGCAACAAGCTTCGAGTTATCCAGCTTCAATGGCACCTCCCAGAGATATTTCATTTCCTTAATTTCTCGGAACAAAGGCACAAAGAATGAGAGCAAGCCGATTAAACGCCAAGGGGCCTTTTTAATCTTAAAGTCACGGCCAAGTTGTTTCTGAATTTCAGTTGCCATGGATTGACCCGGCTCAAGATAATGGCCACCGAAATTAAACACATCATGCCGTTGCAGATCATTCTCTTTATTGACCAATTCCAGAATGGTTTTCGCCAGGTCGGGTAAGTAAGCCCAAGCATGCCCTACCCCTTCAAATTCAGGAGAAGTTACCGCTTTTGATTTGGAGCCAGATGGGATCATGACCGTCTGAAACCAGGACGCCGGCGCAAATGAGCCAAAGAAATCCCCAGCCCGCACAATCAGCGTGGGACAAACGGCCCGCTGCACCAATTCTTCCATCTCACACCGCACCTGCCCTTTTTTCGATATCGGGTTTTGAGCGGTCTCTTCTGTAATGAGGCTGTTTGTTCTCGGATCATAGTTATAGACATTTCCTGGAAAGATAAGCCGCGCAGAATGGGCATGGGCAGCGGCAATACTGTTCTTCAACATAGGTAACGCCAACTCACGCCAGTTTCTGTATCTGGGTGGGTTCACCCCATGAAAAATATGTGAGCAATCGTTGGCAGCTTCGATCACATCTTTTTCCACCAAGGCATCGCCCTTGATCCATTTTATCGGTGCCGCTGGATCAAACCGCTTTCTTGCTTCAGCTGGATTTCGGTGCAGGGCAACGATCTGCCATCCCTCTTCCAAAAACGCTTTGGCAACTTCACCGCCCAGACCACCCGAAATTCCAAGAACCAGTATTTGTTTCATTTCAAACTCCTTTCACTTGTTCTTGGATGAGATTACCTATAAATTTATTTTTGAAAATTGCGCTTAGCTTAATAACTGATATAGAAAAATTTATGACAGAGCCAGACTGGGAACTATTAAAATCCTTCCTCCATGTCTATCGGGAGAAGAGCCTTTCTGCTGCTGCACGAGCCCTTGGAAAGACCCAGCCAACAATTGGACGGCATATTGAACTGCTGGAAGATGCCCTCGCCACCAACCTTTTCACGCGCACCTCAACGGGTCTACTTCCCACAGAACAAGCCCATAAACTGTTGGATTATGTCAACACCATTGAAAACTCAGTGAAATCTCTGGTTCGATCTGTCGCGGAAACAACGACCGAAACCCCTTCCGGCATCGTTCGGCTAACAGCCAGCAAAGTAATTGGGGTAGAGGTCTTACCGCCCCTCTTGAAGAAATTCCAAGACGAATACCCCTTGATTCAGATCGAGTTGGTCCTGACAAACAAGACAGAAAATCTGTTAAAGCGGGAATCTGACTTGGCAATCCGCATGACTAGACCCACGCAAGGGGATCTGATTGCCCACAAAATTGCGGACACTCCCATCGGTTTCTTTGCCTCTAAAGATTATGTGGAAACCCATGGAACGCCCGAGGGGTTTGAAGATTTCAAAGATCATATCGGGATTGGGCCGGACAAGGCACCCCATATCACTGCTTTGTTAGCCAAGACCCCGTTCAAGTCTCAAACAGATCTCTTCAGCATTCGAACTGATGATGAAATTGCCCAGCATCAACTTATTCGCAATGGGGCCGGTATTGGTGGTATGCAGGTGGCTATCGCTGAACGAGATCCAAATCTTGTCCACATCCTGAGCGATCAGTTTCATTTTCCCATGGAAGTCTGGATTGCCATGCATCACTCCCTCCGATCCAGCAAACCGGTACATCTGCTCTTCAGCTTTTTGAAAACTGAACTGGGAGACTATTTCAAGGCTCCTTGAGTTCATTGCAAACAACCTCTCCGCCATTCGTCGATGCTGTGTTACTCTTAGAAAAAATGAATAGAGCTGGGAGGGTTCATGGATCTTCAATTAAAAGGCAAATTTGCGATTATTACCGGGGCCTCCAAGGGCATTGGCAAGGGTGTCGCTGTGGCACTGGCCCAAGAAGGCTGTGACCTTTTACTCGTCTCTCGAACGGTAACCGATCTTGATCAATTGGCATCCGAATTAGCGGCTGAGTTTGCGGTCTCCGTCAAGACCATGGCGCTTGATCTCTCCAAATCAGGAGCTGCGGCAGAGCTCTTACAAAAAGCGGGAACGCCTGACATTTTGGTAAATAACGCCGGAGCCATTCCAGCAGGGGACCTTCAGGCGATCACCGAAGACCGCTGGCGGGAGGCATGGGATCTCAAAGTCTTTGGTTATATCAATCTTTGCCGAGCGTTTTATGCGGCTATGCAGGCTAAGAAATCCGGGGTTATCCTCAACGTGACCGGTCTTGCCGCAGATCGAACGGACGCTGACTATATTGCCGGAACAACTGGAAATGCAGGTCTCAATGCTTTTACCCGCGCTCTGGGTAGTCGCAGCCTGAAAGACGGCATTCGGGTTCTAGCGGTGAGCCCCGGTGCAGTCGCAACCGAGCGGCTCGTTAATCTGATGAAGACCCGGTCCCAGGCGCAATTTGGAACGGAAGATCGCTGGCAGGGGTTCCTGGCCAATCTGCCCCTCGCCCGTGCGGCTGAGGTCGCGGAAGTTGCCGATGTTGTCGCCTTCCTCGTATCCTCCAAGGCGTCATATGTCAGCGGAACAGTGATCACCGTTGATGGGGGCCACGGATCCAATCACGGCAGTTTCACCTAAAACCAATAAAAAACGGGAGGAAAACATGACCAAATATGCCAATGGGTATACCAAGCACACCGCAAAAGACGCCGACTGGACATCTGGCCACCGCAGCTTTTTCGAATATCGGGATCTGGAGCTGGGCGATGCCACCAACGGCGAGTATTACGCACAAGTCATCCGCGCAACCGGCCCCTTAACCGAAGGCACCGGTCATCATGCCCATGATGTTCAATTTCAATGGGTTTACGTCACTGAAGGATGGGTCGAGTTTGATTTCAAGGATGTGGGCCGGATCCGGCTTGAAAAGGGTGATAGCCACTATATGCCCGAAGGCTGCCACCATGAATTGATGGCTTGCTCAGAAGATCTGGAAATGATCGAGATGTACTCCCCCGGGAAAATCAGCGACGTCAAAATTCCCGACTGGCGAAAATGACCGGGCACTCTATCCATAGGAAAAACCTATGGATGATCGTTAATCGCGGCCTCAGCGATGGGGTCGCCGGCGATGCGGGAATGGAGCATGACACGAGGCTCGCTGAAGTCCCATTCGCAGGCCCGATGCATTAGGCAGCGATTATCCCAGACCAAAACATCCCCCGCCGTCCAACGGTGCTGGTAAACGCGGCGATCATCACCAACCGCAAAACTATTCAGGCTATCAATCAAGGCCTTGGATCGCTCCTCCGACAGTCCCGGAATACCAAAGGCATGACGACCCACTGCAAGGGCTTTCCGGCCCGTCTCAGGATGCGCTTTGACAAGAGGCCGCAAAGGAACATTTTCCACATTCATTCCATAGCCTAAATATTCGCTGTTCTCGGCCTTTGTCTCCTCCCCCAGCAGGCGCTGGCTATATTCAAGGGAATGATGGGCGGACAGTTCCTCAATTTCAGTGCGCACCTCCTCATCCAACGCATCATAGGCATCGCGCATATCTGAAAAGGCGGTATCCCCCTGCTGACTTGGAACCACTTGGGCACTGAAAACCGCACCCTTGGCCTGAACCGGCATATAGGTACTGTCCTGATGCCAATGCATATTACCCCGAATGATCTTCATCATATCATCATCGGGAGCATCCCGAAGGCTGCCATCTGGCTTCACATTACTGATATGAACGGCTTTCAACTCCTCAACCAGATCGCCAAAGCGCCTGGCGAAGGCCATCTGCTCAGATTTGGAGAGAAACTGCCCTGGAAAGATGAGCAAGCCATAGTCGAGCCAGGCGGAATACAGGGCCTCAAATCTGTTCTCTTCCAGTTCTTTCAGATTGATATCCCGAATTATCGCCCCAAAGGTTTTATCCAAGGGCTCTATCTTAAAACCAGTGTCGGAATGCAGGGTTTCTCCCATTGTTTCCATTATTTTCTCCTTTTTATTTAGTTCTTTTTTATTTCATTCTAATTTATCAGATCCTCAACTCAACATAAACACTGCAATAGTCCTGTCATTTGACAATCAGGAGCGGAACGTTAGGATGGAGATGAATTTCAGAGCACCTGGAATTCTTGTCGATATCTTTATCGGCACCTCAAAGGGCGGTCCTCAGCCATTCTGCTAGGTTTTCAATCCCCGCGCCCATTGTCGGTTAACTGACATAAGCTGCTGGATGATTGGATTTTTAATGACATCCAAATCCCGGGCGTTTTGCCGCTCAATCATGTGGACAACTATGTTCATCCTGTCCTTCCAGCAGTCGACTGAAGCTTGCTGGATAACTGGGCAGGTGAGCTTCTTTTACAACAGATGTCCATGACGATAAATCGGAGAAGAAAGTAGCATAAATGTCTGTAAAAATTATAGAATCCGCCGAAGAAGTCTCAAGTATCGCCTTTGGCTTCATGGCCTCGAAAGCCATGTTCGCCGGTCTGCACCTGGATATCTTTACCCATTTGGCCTCGGGCCCAAAAACCACAGAAGAATTATCCGCACTTGTTGGTGTTCCAAACAACCGGATTGTCACCCTAATGACGGCCCTTAACGGAATTGGATTGGTTGACTGGGCTGATGATAAATACAGCAACTCCCCTGGGGCGGAAGCCTTTTTATCGAGTACATCCAAATATGATTTTGGGGACTATCTGCGCTACCAAATTGATCAGCAAATGTATCCGTTCCTTGGACAGCTGAATGAGGTCTTGGACGGGTCGCTGAGCTCTGACGCTGTAGATAGCTATCAGCACTGGATGTCAGATCCGGAACAGGCTGCCCTTTACAGCAACGCCCAGCACGCAGGCTCTCTGGGTCCGGGGTTAACCATCGCGCGCACCGTCGATCTATCAGGGGCAAAAACGCTGCTGGATGTGGGTGGCGGGACAGGCGCCATGACCATTCGCTTGTTGCAGGCCAATCCGGATCTCACCTCAACGATCATAGATTTTCCAAACGTCAGTGAGATCGGTTGGCAGTTCATCACCGATGCAGAAATGACCAATCGCGTTAGATATATCCCTTCCAACGCGCTGACGGTGGAATGGCCGACAGAACAGGACGCCATTTTAATGTCCTATCTGTTCAGCGGCATTCCAGGCCATGAGGTTCCGCGGCTCGTGCGCTACGCATTTGAGTGCTTGGCGCCCGGAGGAAAAATCATGGTGCATGACTTCATGGTTGAGGATGACCGGACCGGCCCTGTCATGGCGGCGCTCTGGCAATTACAGCACATGGCCTTCACCCCGGACGCTCACTCAGTAACGGCAGGCTGGCTAAAAGCGGAAATGGAAAAGGTCGGTTTTGTAGATGTTCAGGATGAGCAGACAATTCCTGGCATGACACATCTGGTCCACGCAAAGAAACCTAACTAAAGCGAAAGCTAACGAAACAAGAAAGGCTGGCAGTAGAAATTGCCAGCCTTTTCATTTTATTACAGAATTTTCTTAAATTTTCATCTTAGCTTAATTAAGTTTTGATGACTTAATCATGAGAAGCCAGTCTTCACCATCACCGCTCCACTCCCCTTTAATCATGGGACGGGAGGCTCGCACCTCAAACCCGGCCCGCTCATAAAGCCGCTGAGCATTTGGATTGGCGTCTGAACAGATAAGGCTGAGCGGCTTTCCGTCGGCAAGTTCTCTCGCCAGATCAAGAAATTCTGATCCGATGCCGAGCCCCTGATATGCATCATCCGTTGCGAGGACATTGATGTAATAGCTGTTCAACGCCTGATTTTCCAATTCAATAAGGGGGACAAAAACTGACGGAATAGTTTCATCAATTTCCTCTGGCTCCCCGCCAATTTCGTAACAGATCATTCCTGCGACAACCAGTCCGTCAAGTTCAGCAACATGGGCGTTGCGATAGGAAGAGCTTCCAGTTTCTCCACCCGTCCGTTGGCATCCAATTGCAAAAGGATCGGCTCCTTCGGACGCAACAGTTTGCCAAAAATAATAAGCAAGGCCATGACTTGCCAAATGCACAAACCGGGCGAGGTCTGACGCATCCGCTGGACAGGCTTTGCGAAAGGAAAGCTCCTCTTTAGGCAACGCGGACATCGCTCTTCCCTTCCAGCTGATCTTCATGATGGTGGGAATGAACGCAAGCCCCGCCAATAGCAGCCACATGACGATGATCGGTACCGCAGCATCCCCCAAGAACGCTGAGCCCCGGAAGGACATCCATCAATTCCCGGTATTGCCCCGCAAGCGCCACCGGATCCCCGTCATCCAACTCTTCAGCGTTATCCAGCTCTTCATGGCTCATACAAGATGCGTTGGCCCGAAGCCCCTTGATACGCCCTGCCCAAGCATTTTCACCGCCGAAAATCTGCTCAAAATGTGTTGGGTGGGCGCAGTTGATCATGTAGTAAGCAGGCCCGTTGCCTGTGGCTCGATCAACTTCCAAAATCGCATCCCCCAGCGACTGACCTGTTGGCAGGCGGCCATCCGTCTCAACCGTAAAGGCGACCACGACAGGCAACTCAGCCTTTTGAGCAGCCCGGACGAAACCAACAGCCTCAGGCACGTTGGTCAGTGTAATTGCAGAAACCAGATCGACCCCGGCTTCCTTAAAGAAACCAACCTGTTCGCTATGGTAGGCTTCAGCCACAACCTCAGTCATGATCTCCCCCGGATCATAGCCATCACCGCGCGGGCCGAGATTGCCACTGATGACAACCGGCGTCTCAATTGTTTCATATTCTTCGCGAATTTCCTTTAGAAGTGCGACAGCATCCAAGTTGATCCGACGGATAGACTGATCATTGTGACCAAGCTTCTCCATCCAGTCTCGGCTTGCGCGCCAGGTCGCTGTTTCCAGAACAATTCCGGTTTTCAGTTGAGCCGCAATTTCTGTGTAGCTGCGGAAGTAGTTTTTCAGGATTTCCCGCTCCGCTTCTGTTTTCAGCATTTCGCACGCCGCAAACAGGGGCAAATCAATGCCTTCGTGAAATATCATTGTGGTCTCCAACCCCCCATCGGTCAGAAAAACCTTCCCCTCAAGTTGCGGTAAATCCGCCTTCATTTGACTGTGTTTCATTTCGTTCTCCAAGTATTAGTACCGTGTTCAAAAGAGACCCGAAATATTCAAAAACAGGCATGCAAAAACTAGAAGCTTTGTGGTATAGTCAGGTGAGGGATTTTTTTACTATACATTTCAACGACTTGAAGCTTGCGCCGAGGATGGGGGGCGATCTAGCGATCAGAAAACTGTACCTGTGGTGCAGTAAATGCGGAGCGTCAAATGGGAAAAGGGCAACAAACCCGCGAGCGGATCATGGATATCGCGGAATCATCAATCCTCATGAAAGGCTTTGGGGCCACGTCAATTGACGAGATCATCGCAGAAGCTGAAATCACTAAAAGTGGCTTCTTTTATCACTTCAGGGATAAAAACGAATTGGCAAGGGCCCTGCTGGATCGCTATGTGGATCGGGAGGATGAGCTGCTTGATGATCTTTTCAACCGGGCAGCAGAACTGCATGATGATCCGCTCCATGCCTTTCTGATCGGGCTCAAGATGCTCTCCGAAATGATGGGAGATTTGCCGAACGGTCATCCGGGATGCCTGGTTGCAACCATCTGCTATAATGAACGATTGTATGATCATGACATTCGGGAGAAGAACCGGGTCTCTGTCCTAAGCTGGCGGAACCGCTTCAAGGATACCCTCACCGAAATCGCCGAGATCTACCCGCCCAATGAACCTGTGGACCTGGATGACCTGGCCGATATGGTCTCCACCATCGTCGAGGGAGGCATTGTGATGTCCAAGGCCCTGCAGGAGCCGGAAGTCCTCGCCAAACAAGTGCTGCTGCTTAGATCCTACGTCAAAATGCTGTTCCTGCCGCGCAGCCATTAGGGCAAATGTGACCTCGATATTGCGCGGGGTTCCTTTAGACGCGCTGATCAAGCCAAAACGCCATAAAGGAACATACACTTAGACTGACAGATGGCTTTATTCTTTATTAACTGGATCACGCTAATTTGGACGCAGTATTCATATAAAGATTAGCATCGGTTAAGTTTCATGTTCTTGCCTAGAAAATTGCTTCCTATAATTCTGCTTTGCCAGGCTCTTCTATTCACTGCATGCGATCAGCAAGAACAAACGGTTCATTCCTGGAAACTGCAAAGCCACGCTTCAGCTGACAGCATTGACTATCAGGAACTTGTGAAGATGGCCGATAATATCCGGCTAATGAGCAATGGACGCCTGGATATTACCCCATACCCCTCTGGTCAAATAATTGGTGGCGCCAACATCTTCAACGCTGTCGGTGATCGAACCATAGAAATGGGAAATGGGTGGCCTAACTGGTGGTCTGGACAGCATCCTGCCTGGGCAGTCATGAATGCCGGTCCTTTTGATTTCATGAACCTTGATGCGTCCATGATGTTCTTCTTGGCTGGTGAAGGAACGGCCCTTGCCAATCAACTCTCAGAACCCGCCGGCATTATCTGGCGACCCGCATGGTGGCCCGGGATGGAATTTGGACTGCTGTCCAAAGACCCAATCCGGAATTTACAAGATCTGCAAGAAAAGCGGGTTCGGATCGGCCCTGGCCTTCCCAGCGAAGTCCTGGCGGAAGCATCCGGCGCCTATACCATTCCCTTGGTTCCAAGTGAAATCCGCCCCGCCTTGGAAGCTGGCAACCTTGATGCTGTTGAGTGGACCACTACAGCTGGAGCCTGGAATTTGGGGTTACAGGATGTCAGTAATCACGCCATCGTTCCAGCCATCTGGCAGCCGTCGGTGCTCGCTGACTTTCTGATCAACAAAACGGCTTATGCTGAGTTATCCGAAGACCTAAAGGCAATTCTAGAGACTGCAATTAAGAGCTACACGTTGACAACCACCCTGAAAGCCAAGGACCAGGATATTGATGCCCTGCAGCGCTTTCGGAATAGCGACACCGTATTTACCCAATGGTCAAAAGACGATCTGGCACGATTTAGGCAAGCGTCAGACCGCATCCTCGACCGGTATAAGGAGCGAGACGAATTTTCTCGCCAACTAATTGAGAAAAAACAGGCCTTCAAAGCCAGATACAACAAATACTACGAAGTTTTTGGCTCTTATGAGTAAGCGTATTTCCAGTCACCGTGTTGAGGGCATGTTCGAAATCATATGAAGAATGATCTCACCGTTAAGCTTGTTATGTTACTGACCGTCATCACGATCACGGTGATGGCAGTCTTTATCGGCCTTCGGCTTTGGATGAACTGGTACGAGTACAATAAAGAGATCGACGCCAAATTCCTAACCGTTAGTTCGCGCATTGCCAATACGGTGAACCCGACAATCTGGGAGATCTACCAAAAATCGCATGACCGCAAATATTCCCGAGAAGTTGCTCACGCAATTCTGGATGCCGAATTGAAAGACCCTCATCTGGTAGGTATCAAAGTTTACGGCAATTTCGGCCATCTCTTTATGGGTAAGATTAAAAAGCCAGATGGAAGTACTGTTGATTTCAGTGACGAACTCTATCGGGAAATTTCACCATCAATCGACAGGCACCAGCTCTATCCGATCAAACTAGATCAGATGACCATTGGTAATGTGGAGCTGTTCTTCACAGAAGCTCCCTTGCGAGGCAAACTGCTGGAGAGCTTCCTGATCGATCTGGCGCAAACATTTACGATCGGCCTGGCAACAGTCCTCTTCCTCTTTTATGCCCTGAGGAAATCACTGGTCAAACCTCTTGTTGACCTGCAAACCGCAAAACAGGCGGTGGACAGTATGTCAGATGGCGTTGCCATTCTGTCACCCGATGGACAGATCCTGGAAGTCAACAACTCTTTCATCAAGCAAACCGGGTATGGCATTGAAGATGTGCTTCATGAAAAGCTGTTCATGTTTGAGCGCAACTCAGAAGAAACGCCAGAACTTTCAGAAATCTGGGAGATCGTAGAGCTAAAAGGGGTTTGGACTGGAGAGGTTGAAACAACGCGCAAAGATGGCTCCCACTACCCTGCAAAGCTGTCCTTTACCTCTGTGCGAAAGGAAAGTGGTGAGGTGGCGAATAGAGTTGTTGTCATCCATGACAACACGAACGAACACAGACTGCAACATTCCCAAAGAATGGAGACAGTTGGGGCTCTGGCAGGCGGCATTGCCCATGATATTAATAACGTTCTTACCCCGATAATGGGTTGGGCAGAGCTGCTCAGCGAAGATCTATCTGATAAAGAGACCACCCACCGCGGCTTGACCCATATCCTGAAGGGTACAGAACGCGCGAAAAGCATGATCGACCAGATCATGAACTTTTCACGGATGAATACAAGCTCTGAACCCTATCAAGTCGACCTGAAACAACTGATCCTGGACTCCATCGGCTTTATCCGGGCGACCTTCCCCTCCTCCATCCAGATTGAAACCGAATTGTCGGACCAAGACCTTTTTGTTTATGGGGATCCCGGGAAAATTGAGCAGGTTCTGATTAATTTATATACCAACGCCATGCATGCCATGGAAGAGCGAGGTGTTCTTACAATCAAGGCAGAGCTGTTAGACTCAAAGCGTCCCGGCTCTTCGGCGGCAAAGATGGTCCACATTTCTGTCTCCGATACAGGCCATGGGATCCCTGCTGATGTCCTGGACAAAATATTCGAGCCTTATTTCACAACGAAAGGATCTGGCAAAGGCAACGGCTTTGGCCTGTCCACTTCGATAGGGATCATCAACAAACTGGAAGGTGAGCTTAAAGTCGACACCCAAGTCGGTGTTGGATCGACATTTCATATTTGGCTCCCTTCTATCACAGCAAATCCGACAACAGCAGAAGACATCAGGTTGGACAAGACTTCGGCCGCTGCAAGGTTGCCCGTTGCCAATGACGCCGGCCTTTTTCAGGGTTTGAGGGTCCTACTCGTCGACGATGAAATTGAAAACCTGAAGCTTGGGGAAAACATGCTTGGCCGCCTTGGTTGCCATACGGACATGTTCAGTGATAGCCAGCAAGCTTTGACCACGTTCAAATCCAACCCGGAAAATTATGACCTCTTGATCACGGATCAAAGTATGCCCCAGTTGCAGGGACATGAGCTCTGTTTGGCGGTTCGCGAGATCACTCCCGAATTACCAATTATCGTCATTACCGGGCAGGACTTGTCCACCATTCACGATAAATACGGAACACTGGACCAGATAACCAGCCTTCGAAAACCCTTTCGAGCCCAGCAACTCAAAGCCGCCATAACAAAACTGCTTGGCACCTACGAAAGAGAAAAAGTCACGGCAAACCGATAAATGCCTTGGGGGCAGCCTTACCTTGGCCTCCCTTAATTTCCAGATCAAAACCTCATGGATAGGTCGGAACAATTAGTGAGACCCTCGCGACCAAAACCGGCCGCACCGTAAGCATTGCACCCATGATGGACTGGACGGCTTATAGAATTAAATAGTTGTTTTAATTAACATTTATTTTTCTTGGTACTGATTTGGTACCGCACAAAATACTCTAAAGCAATTTGGTACCACTGCGAAAGGAAAAGGCAACCGATATCCC
This genomic stretch from Sneathiella limimaris harbors:
- a CDS encoding cupin domain-containing protein; this translates as MTKYANGYTKHTAKDADWTSGHRSFFEYRDLELGDATNGEYYAQVIRATGPLTEGTGHHAHDVQFQWVYVTEGWVEFDFKDVGRIRLEKGDSHYMPEGCHHELMACSEDLEMIEMYSPGKISDVKIPDWRK
- a CDS encoding TauD/TfdA dioxygenase family protein, encoding METMGETLHSDTGFKIEPLDKTFGAIIRDINLKELEENRFEALYSAWLDYGLLIFPGQFLSKSEQMAFARRFGDLVEELKAVHISNVKPDGSLRDAPDDDMMKIIRGNMHWHQDSTYMPVQAKGAVFSAQVVPSQQGDTAFSDMRDAYDALDEEVRTEIEELSAHHSLEYSQRLLGEETKAENSEYLGYGMNVENVPLRPLVKAHPETGRKALAVGRHAFGIPGLSEERSKALIDSLNSFAVGDDRRVYQHRWTAGDVLVWDNRCLMHRACEWDFSEPRVMLHSRIAGDPIAEAAINDHP
- a CDS encoding TetR/AcrR family transcriptional regulator, with amino-acid sequence MGKGQQTRERIMDIAESSILMKGFGATSIDEIIAEAEITKSGFFYHFRDKNELARALLDRYVDREDELLDDLFNRAAELHDDPLHAFLIGLKMLSEMMGDLPNGHPGCLVATICYNERLYDHDIREKNRVSVLSWRNRFKDTLTEIAEIYPPNEPVDLDDLADMVSTIVEGGIVMSKALQEPEVLAKQVLLLRSYVKMLFLPRSH
- a CDS encoding LysR family transcriptional regulator, producing MTEPDWELLKSFLHVYREKSLSAAARALGKTQPTIGRHIELLEDALATNLFTRTSTGLLPTEQAHKLLDYVNTIENSVKSLVRSVAETTTETPSGIVRLTASKVIGVEVLPPLLKKFQDEYPLIQIELVLTNKTENLLKRESDLAIRMTRPTQGDLIAHKIADTPIGFFASKDYVETHGTPEGFEDFKDHIGIGPDKAPHITALLAKTPFKSQTDLFSIRTDDEIAQHQLIRNGAGIGGMQVAIAERDPNLVHILSDQFHFPMEVWIAMHHSLRSSKPVHLLFSFLKTELGDYFKAP
- a CDS encoding short-chain dehydrogenase/reductase; its protein translation is MDLQLKGKFAIITGASKGIGKGVAVALAQEGCDLLLVSRTVTDLDQLASELAAEFAVSVKTMALDLSKSGAAAELLQKAGTPDILVNNAGAIPAGDLQAITEDRWREAWDLKVFGYINLCRAFYAAMQAKKSGVILNVTGLAADRTDADYIAGTTGNAGLNAFTRALGSRSLKDGIRVLAVSPGAVATERLVNLMKTRSQAQFGTEDRWQGFLANLPLARAAEVAEVADVVAFLVSSKASYVSGTVITVDGGHGSNHGSFT
- a CDS encoding GNAT family N-acetyltransferase, which translates into the protein MSALPKEELSFRKACPADASDLARFVHLASHGLAYYFWQTVASEGADPFAIGCQRTGGETGSSSYRNAHVAELDGLVVAGMICYEIGGEPEEIDETIPSVFVPLIELENQALNSYYINVLATDDAYQGLGIGSEFLDLARELADGKPLSLICSDANPNAQRLYERAGFEVRASRPMIKGEWSGDGEDWLLMIKSSKLN
- the dctP gene encoding TRAP transporter substrate-binding protein DctP — its product is MFLPRKLLPIILLCQALLFTACDQQEQTVHSWKLQSHASADSIDYQELVKMADNIRLMSNGRLDITPYPSGQIIGGANIFNAVGDRTIEMGNGWPNWWSGQHPAWAVMNAGPFDFMNLDASMMFFLAGEGTALANQLSEPAGIIWRPAWWPGMEFGLLSKDPIRNLQDLQEKRVRIGPGLPSEVLAEASGAYTIPLVPSEIRPALEAGNLDAVEWTTTAGAWNLGLQDVSNHAIVPAIWQPSVLADFLINKTAYAELSEDLKAILETAIKSYTLTTTLKAKDQDIDALQRFRNSDTVFTQWSKDDLARFRQASDRILDRYKERDEFSRQLIEKKQAFKARYNKYYEVFGSYE
- a CDS encoding homocysteine S-methyltransferase family protein, with the protein product MKHSQMKADLPQLEGKVFLTDGGLETTMIFHEGIDLPLFAACEMLKTEAEREILKNYFRSYTEIAAQLKTGIVLETATWRASRDWMEKLGHNDQSIRRINLDAVALLKEIREEYETIETPVVISGNLGPRGDGYDPGEIMTEVVAEAYHSEQVGFFKEAGVDLVSAITLTNVPEAVGFVRAAQKAELPVVVAFTVETDGRLPTGQSLGDAILEVDRATGNGPAYYMINCAHPTHFEQIFGGENAWAGRIKGLRANASCMSHEELDNAEELDDGDPVALAGQYRELMDVLPGLSVLGGCCGTDHRHVAAIGGACVHSHHHEDQLEGKSDVRVA
- a CDS encoding sugar nucleotide-binding protein; translated protein: MKQILVLGISGGLGGEVAKAFLEEGWQIVALHRNPAEARKRFDPAAPIKWIKGDALVEKDVIEAANDCSHIFHGVNPPRYRNWRELALPMLKNSIAAAHAHSARLIFPGNVYNYDPRTNSLITEETAQNPISKKGQVRCEMEELVQRAVCPTLIVRAGDFFGSFAPASWFQTVMIPSGSKSKAVTSPEFEGVGHAWAYLPDLAKTILELVNKENDLQRHDVFNFGGHYLEPGQSMATEIQKQLGRDFKIKKAPWRLIGLLSFFVPLFREIKEMKYLWEVPLKLDNSKLVAFLGQEPHTDLPSAVRRSLPDF
- a CDS encoding methyltransferase, translating into MSVKIIESAEEVSSIAFGFMASKAMFAGLHLDIFTHLASGPKTTEELSALVGVPNNRIVTLMTALNGIGLVDWADDKYSNSPGAEAFLSSTSKYDFGDYLRYQIDQQMYPFLGQLNEVLDGSLSSDAVDSYQHWMSDPEQAALYSNAQHAGSLGPGLTIARTVDLSGAKTLLDVGGGTGAMTIRLLQANPDLTSTIIDFPNVSEIGWQFITDAEMTNRVRYIPSNALTVEWPTEQDAILMSYLFSGIPGHEVPRLVRYAFECLAPGGKIMVHDFMVEDDRTGPVMAALWQLQHMAFTPDAHSVTAGWLKAEMEKVGFVDVQDEQTIPGMTHLVHAKKPN